Proteins encoded by one window of Candidatus Eisenbacteria bacterium:
- a CDS encoding DUF4139 domain-containing protein produces MNRILRTSSLILIGLSLLAGPLFAESPRIAVTVYNNDLGLVRERRALALERGESVYEYRDVAERIDPTSVHFRPVDGKGGLEVLEQNYEYDLVSSDKVFQKYLEHPVQVFFDKSGDMLSGVLLSHGRGGMVLRDAAGERLFVLLGDVRNVELLGEAKDFVTRPTLVWKLRSERAGEREVEVEYLTRGISWHAEYVALADEPNRFVDFAGWVSVENNSGAEYRDAKLKLVAGDVGRAAPEPRYDYVLTETRAAKGAPMVEERALFEYHLYDVQRPTTIRKNEVKQISFVPNTKVAIAKEYLYDTRKNQEKVAVHFEFLNDEKSGLGIPLPAGIVRVFQDDGRGGSEFVGEDRVDHTPKEEKVRLRIGYAFDIAAEKKILSEERRTERLRVRTVEIRLRNRKEEAIEVKVWEGIEGDWTIERETHPSRREDAHTAEWVLPVGKNEETVLTYTVRIQY; encoded by the coding sequence ATGAACCGAATCCTTCGCACGTCAAGTCTCATCCTAATCGGGCTTTCGCTCCTCGCGGGTCCCCTCTTCGCCGAGAGCCCGAGGATCGCCGTCACCGTCTACAACAACGACCTCGGTCTCGTGCGGGAGCGGCGCGCGCTCGCGCTCGAGCGCGGGGAATCGGTCTACGAGTATCGGGACGTCGCCGAACGGATCGACCCGACGAGCGTCCACTTCCGGCCGGTCGACGGGAAGGGCGGCCTCGAGGTGCTCGAGCAGAACTACGAATACGATCTCGTCTCGAGCGACAAGGTCTTTCAGAAGTACCTCGAGCATCCGGTCCAGGTCTTCTTCGACAAGAGCGGGGACATGCTCTCCGGCGTTCTCCTCTCGCACGGGAGAGGCGGGATGGTGCTCCGCGACGCGGCCGGCGAGAGGCTCTTCGTTCTCCTCGGCGACGTGCGGAACGTCGAGCTTCTCGGCGAAGCGAAGGACTTCGTCACGCGCCCGACCCTCGTGTGGAAGCTCCGGAGCGAGCGCGCGGGGGAACGCGAGGTCGAGGTCGAGTACCTCACGCGAGGAATCTCCTGGCACGCCGAGTACGTCGCGCTCGCCGACGAGCCGAACCGCTTCGTCGACTTCGCCGGATGGGTTTCGGTCGAGAATAACTCGGGGGCCGAGTACCGCGACGCGAAGCTGAAGCTCGTCGCGGGGGACGTGGGACGAGCCGCTCCGGAGCCGAGATACGATTACGTGCTCACGGAGACGCGCGCCGCCAAGGGGGCCCCGATGGTCGAGGAGCGCGCGCTCTTCGAGTATCATCTGTACGACGTTCAACGGCCGACCACGATCCGGAAGAACGAGGTGAAGCAGATCTCGTTCGTTCCGAACACGAAGGTCGCGATCGCGAAGGAATACCTTTACGACACGAGGAAGAACCAAGAGAAGGTCGCGGTCCACTTCGAGTTCCTGAACGACGAGAAGAGCGGGCTCGGGATCCCGCTCCCCGCGGGGATCGTCCGCGTCTTCCAAGACGACGGGCGGGGCGGCTCGGAGTTCGTCGGCGAGGATCGGGTCGACCACACCCCGAAAGAGGAGAAGGTCCGGCTCCGCATCGGGTACGCCTTCGACATCGCGGCGGAGAAGAAGATCCTCTCCGAGGAGCGAAGGACCGAGCGCCTTCGCGTCCGCACCGTCGAGATCCGCCTTCGGAACCGGAAGGAAGAGGCGATCGAGGTGAAGGTGTGGGAGGGGATCGAGGGGGATTGGACGATCGAGCGGGAGACGCACCCTTCCCGCAGGGAGGACGCGCACACGGCGGAGTGGGTTCTTCCGGTCGGGAAGAACGAAGAA